One Paenibacillus riograndensis SBR5 DNA segment encodes these proteins:
- a CDS encoding S-layer homology domain-containing protein, whose protein sequence is MNKQQIARSLLAITLLAAPLASPKANAAALFSDINNSYAKEAILELLDKGIISGIGDNRFDPAGQLKRQDFAVILAKALSLDTTTVPSVPTFTDVPKNSYAYNAVEAVYQAGWINGPGNGRFAAGSPLSRQDMIVIFVRALGIEASDKSSFLPFADSAKIADYAKASVAAALEYGLIQGEGGNLFNPAANADRQSVALVASKFIKVKEAAATPAPQATPTVTATPTVTASPQPTATPSTVYTSVYYPEQTATPSPEPTPVPTPEPTPVPTPEPTPVPTPEPTPVPTPEPTPVPTPEPTPVPTPEPTPVPTPEPTPVPTPDTTAPEVDAAKFAAVDNYNGTFDQLFGAESAVSEEGAVVQAYPWNDFNENGLVDAEELYTAMPLGVSLADGSVPAADIGDLSAGYYTVLITATDSEGNESSKDAEHAFSFSLTKNEAPDITAPEVDVLKFTAVDNYNGTQDQLTGAAAAISEQGAEVKVYSWNDVNENSQVDEGELGAALSVGTSAEDGSVAAANIGDLPAGNYHFVITATDASGNESAKDAEHVIEITLQKSAAPTLPSLIYGFDGGGGSKTKYFTPGSTASTIRFDFFSSEKFTNAIIEVTLEGLTFSTNDYYNISGWVHPTADQISNDGHTLTFTGNASGTSDISFELQSKKIPAAGTYLIKYRADADGTGTAKVFSEEQYITLISGSPN, encoded by the coding sequence TTGAACAAACAACAGATTGCACGTTCTTTGCTGGCCATCACGCTTTTGGCGGCCCCTCTGGCATCGCCAAAGGCGAATGCCGCAGCCCTGTTCTCTGATATCAACAACTCCTATGCAAAAGAAGCCATATTGGAGCTGCTTGATAAAGGCATCATCAGCGGAATTGGGGACAACAGGTTTGATCCCGCAGGCCAGCTTAAACGGCAGGATTTTGCGGTTATTCTGGCAAAAGCGCTAAGCCTCGATACCACAACTGTACCTTCCGTTCCCACATTCACCGATGTGCCTAAGAACAGTTATGCCTACAATGCTGTAGAGGCTGTCTATCAGGCCGGATGGATTAATGGTCCGGGAAATGGCCGGTTCGCCGCCGGCAGCCCGCTGTCCAGACAGGATATGATCGTAATTTTTGTAAGGGCTCTGGGTATTGAGGCTTCGGACAAAAGCTCCTTCCTGCCCTTTGCCGACAGCGCAAAAATCGCCGATTATGCCAAGGCTTCAGTTGCTGCCGCACTAGAATATGGCCTCATCCAGGGAGAGGGCGGTAATTTATTCAACCCGGCCGCAAATGCGGACCGCCAAAGCGTAGCCCTGGTTGCCTCCAAGTTCATTAAGGTCAAAGAGGCGGCTGCAACTCCTGCACCCCAAGCTACGCCTACTGTGACTGCGACACCAACCGTTACAGCTTCACCACAGCCGACCGCCACTCCTTCCACAGTGTATACATCTGTTTATTATCCGGAGCAGACCGCCACTCCTTCGCCGGAGCCGACGCCTGTTCCTACACCAGAGCCGACGCCTGTTCCTACGCCGGAGCCGACGCCTGTTCCTACGCCAGAGCCGACGCCTGTTCCTACGCCAGAGCCGACGCCTGTCCCTACACCAGAGCCGACGCCTGTTCCTACACCGGAGCCGACACCTGTTCCTACGCCGGAGCCGACGCCTGTTCCTACGCCGGATACAACAGCGCCTGAAGTTGACGCAGCAAAATTCGCGGCCGTTGACAACTACAACGGAACCTTCGATCAATTATTCGGAGCTGAATCTGCCGTAAGTGAAGAAGGAGCAGTGGTCCAAGCTTATCCATGGAATGACTTTAACGAAAATGGTCTGGTTGACGCGGAAGAGCTTTACACAGCCATGCCACTGGGTGTTAGCCTTGCTGATGGCTCCGTGCCTGCTGCGGACATCGGTGATCTATCAGCCGGATACTATACTGTCCTAATTACCGCTACTGATTCAGAGGGAAATGAATCTTCCAAAGATGCGGAACATGCTTTCAGCTTTTCATTGACCAAAAATGAAGCACCTGATATAACCGCTCCTGAAGTGGATGTGCTCAAGTTTACGGCTGTTGATAACTATAACGGGACGCAGGACCAGCTTACCGGCGCCGCTGCCGCAATTAGTGAACAAGGCGCAGAAGTGAAAGTGTACAGTTGGAATGACGTGAACGAAAACAGTCAGGTTGACGAGGGTGAATTAGGGGCTGCCCTTTCTGTGGGCACAAGCGCTGAAGATGGCTCTGTGGCTGCAGCGAACATCGGTGACCTTCCGGCAGGCAATTATCATTTTGTGATTACAGCCACGGATGCGTCCGGGAACGAATCAGCGAAGGATGCGGAACATGTTATAGAAATCACACTGCAAAAATCGGCAGCTCCGACCCTGCCTTCCCTAATCTACGGATTTGATGGCGGCGGTGGCAGCAAAACGAAGTATTTTACACCTGGAAGCACAGCATCTACGATCCGCTTCGATTTTTTCAGCAGTGAAAAATTCACCAATGCGATTATAGAAGTAACCTTGGAGGGGCTGACCTTCAGCACCAATGATTACTATAACATCAGCGGCTGGGTTCATCCGACCGCAGATCAGATCAGCAATGACGGGCACACACTCACTTTCACGGGTAACGCATCCGGTACTTCAGATATTTCCTTCGAGCTTCAAAGCAAGAAAATTCCCGCCGCTGGAACTTACTTGATTAAATACAGAGCGGATGCTGACGGAACAGGAACAGCCAAAGTATTCTCGGAAGAGCAATATATTACCTTAATTTCCGGTTCTCCGAATTGA
- a CDS encoding DUF2935 domain-containing protein codes for MNEFVARSLDEIRFWSRIMKEHSLFLGLGFRAEDTQLKNEANQFYAIFEDIERRAYEFQPDTDPHIIQAFNTEVRVAATNIWAFKRKVLGLILQCKLPGQTNFPLLVDHVSREANYFRNRLEELNSGTLEPLPDAIIDENVFFLKIMADHAKFISHLLDPSERKLVDQAREFSNDFDKLVFQAVDLSHMRPQSQTVPLLSQFVDENRVSVKSLRDFKKTARDLIEECRIKSIIHPLLADHVFREAERFLFILDMFDQSLSGVKVNKREILF; via the coding sequence TTGAATGAATTTGTTGCCCGGTCGCTAGATGAAATACGCTTTTGGTCCAGGATCATGAAGGAGCATTCATTATTTTTGGGTCTGGGGTTTAGAGCGGAGGATACGCAGCTTAAGAATGAGGCTAACCAGTTTTACGCTATTTTTGAAGATATCGAGAGAAGAGCCTATGAATTTCAGCCCGATACTGACCCTCACATCATTCAGGCTTTTAACACAGAGGTTCGGGTTGCGGCTACTAACATTTGGGCATTCAAAAGAAAGGTGCTCGGCCTTATATTGCAATGCAAGCTTCCGGGACAAACCAACTTCCCTTTGCTGGTAGACCATGTGAGCCGGGAGGCTAATTATTTCCGTAACCGTTTGGAGGAACTTAACTCAGGAACACTCGAACCGCTGCCTGATGCCATTATTGACGAGAATGTCTTTTTCCTGAAGATCATGGCCGATCATGCCAAATTTATCAGTCATTTGCTTGACCCGTCGGAACGGAAACTGGTGGATCAAGCGCGGGAATTCAGCAATGACTTTGATAAGCTGGTGTTTCAGGCGGTGGATTTGAGCCACATGCGTCCTCAGTCCCAGACGGTTCCGCTTCTCAGCCAATTCGTGGACGAAAACCGGGTCTCTGTAAAATCGTTGCGTGACTTCAAGAAAACAGCACGTGACTTGATCGAGGAATGCCGGATAAAAAGCATCATCCATCCTTTGTTGGCGGACCACGTATTCCGCGAAGCCGAGCGTTTTCTCTTTATTCTTGATATGTTCGACCAATCCTTATCCGGGGTTAAAGTGAACAAGCGGGAAATTTTATTTTAG
- a CDS encoding YfhD family protein encodes MDRENSKIFSKTDKMKMLYEAKAEDVVYSAADADEDDLEAQDRSLEADKRQLHEIMKKE; translated from the coding sequence ATGGACAGAGAAAACTCAAAAATCTTCTCCAAAACTGACAAGATGAAAATGCTCTATGAAGCAAAAGCGGAGGATGTAGTCTACTCTGCCGCAGATGCGGACGAGGATGATCTCGAGGCACAGGACCGCTCACTGGAAGCGGACAAACGCCAGCTTCATGAAATTATGAAGAAGGAATAG
- a CDS encoding S8 family serine peptidase translates to MEWTRLPRKLSILALSLGVTAGMIPGAAFAASSLQTPSTSNHLASLNPSNQTFISPQINTKSSINVRVIVQLSGQPAAVGKYAAKQGISALAKTATEAAVKSQQADVLDQAEAKGIDLTVNYKYDTILNGFEVTVPADKIPELAKISGVTSIYPNSTWYALPDQTVTETTYRNDNAPLTQIHADWAEAKGFNGAGLKVGVIDTGVDYKHPDIAAAYKGGYDSFYQDNDPYEEEPLTPAEDPYGVGYGGTSHGTHVSGTIIGQFAANGNTAQKGVAPGADLYVYKVLGRNLDKPSTSSGSSAQVIDGIEHAVKDGMDVINLSLGSDSEKDVNSPDSIAINNAVLSGVTAVIANGNNGEAGYFSLGSPAASQLAISVGSVTSPIDAYSGKFKAEIANSVTSVTYDTYFPFHIMAYELEKSDFASADIIGTDPVRVVYANLGADEDYPEGDLSKTIVLISRGDLTFQDKIANAKAHGVKALVIFNGNARKVDNKSEAILDESYTDRSGFIGINLGNGYQNVPTFDIKGSEGRKLARAIIANGDRPTYFTFGSEYQHEMTTGDTMSTFSSWGPNVDGNLSIKPDIVAPGDGVLSTYPAYGGDYSKAYQRSSGTSMATPHVAGLSLLIKQAHPEYTPFDIRAVLANTADPILYNKAPEDLYIQGPGRANVENAILTPALLEAVEPITILDKNYVAQSVTNYNPSTGFGVLTPGSKSSKTLQLKNLSSSDVAYTASVKWNYGDGKVTAALDKTTLTASAHGTTGFNLNVAVAPDANPEQPYQGNVILTAEGQPTLHLPFTVHVNDKAEQPDWGTGIQEAVISQPIVYSNASAVLNYQLKAKDINYYEVNLVGLDDVKRGSFQVSTTGSPDKFFAPGSYSTVIGATYHPYDLNGDPIVDANGNPAVANITDGVYKLEILGITAEDNTKTPIKIDLNNDTYYSTYTSFRYITVSSGGSGGGGGGGGGTVVTPSTPVVPSTVKSLVEAGAQQVTVTPVTSSKNGVTTVTVSDSDLKTALAKAAASKTAVVISVGTITDKAAELSLTADQVKLLAGIQAGSSVIVSISGSAVSLPVSLLAASPAGQSLKLVIKQEPDAASKLTANTAGSKVIGTPVSFEASWSTATSSTYLNVPNNVFIKRSFTVPGAIQNNTAGVLFEDNGLVTPVGSVFTPQTDGTTIVTVSRPGFSVYAAVSKPAAAFTDIASSKSADAIKTLADKLIIQGTSATTFSPQSNLTRAEFTALLTRALGLRTDANATFSDVKSSDWYAKDVAAASKAGLILGVGKGKFAPTQKVTRQELAVILDRALKLTGTELKAANPSFTTYTDSAKVAPYAKDSLQTLSQAGVIGSDVGNSFNPTAPATRETAAAALFSLLSKVGLI, encoded by the coding sequence TTGGAGTGGACAAGACTACCTCGTAAGCTGTCTATATTGGCATTGTCACTCGGCGTGACAGCCGGTATGATTCCGGGAGCGGCATTTGCCGCCAGCAGCTTGCAGACACCATCAACCAGCAATCATCTTGCATCTTTGAATCCATCAAACCAGACTTTTATTTCTCCACAGATCAACACCAAATCCTCAATTAATGTTCGTGTCATTGTCCAATTAAGCGGCCAGCCTGCAGCTGTGGGCAAATATGCCGCCAAGCAGGGAATCTCGGCTCTGGCCAAAACAGCTACCGAAGCTGCGGTGAAGAGCCAACAGGCTGATGTGCTTGACCAGGCAGAAGCCAAAGGCATTGACCTGACCGTCAACTACAAGTATGACACTATACTGAACGGTTTCGAAGTCACTGTTCCGGCGGACAAGATTCCGGAGCTGGCTAAGATTTCCGGCGTTACTTCCATTTATCCTAACAGCACCTGGTACGCCCTCCCTGATCAGACAGTTACCGAAACCACTTACAGAAACGACAACGCTCCACTTACGCAAATCCATGCGGATTGGGCCGAAGCTAAGGGATTTAACGGTGCCGGGCTGAAAGTAGGTGTTATCGATACCGGTGTAGACTATAAGCATCCGGACATCGCAGCGGCATACAAAGGCGGCTATGACTCCTTCTATCAGGACAATGATCCTTATGAAGAAGAGCCTTTGACCCCCGCAGAAGACCCATATGGCGTAGGCTATGGCGGAACTTCTCACGGTACACATGTTTCCGGCACCATCATTGGACAATTTGCCGCCAATGGGAATACTGCTCAAAAGGGTGTGGCTCCCGGAGCGGATCTTTATGTTTACAAGGTATTGGGACGCAATCTTGATAAACCAAGCACATCCTCCGGTTCATCCGCTCAAGTTATTGACGGCATCGAGCATGCGGTCAAGGATGGCATGGATGTTATCAACCTGTCCCTGGGTTCTGATTCCGAAAAAGATGTGAACTCCCCGGATTCCATCGCCATTAATAATGCCGTACTTTCAGGCGTAACAGCCGTTATTGCCAATGGCAACAATGGGGAAGCCGGATATTTTTCGCTCGGTTCCCCTGCGGCTTCCCAGCTGGCAATCTCTGTAGGTTCAGTAACCAGCCCTATCGATGCTTACTCTGGCAAATTCAAGGCGGAAATTGCAAACTCGGTAACCTCCGTTACTTATGATACCTATTTTCCGTTCCACATAATGGCATATGAGCTGGAAAAATCCGATTTTGCTAGCGCCGACATTATTGGTACCGATCCTGTCCGGGTCGTTTATGCCAACCTTGGAGCTGATGAAGATTATCCCGAAGGCGATCTCAGCAAGACCATCGTTCTAATATCACGTGGTGATCTCACCTTCCAGGACAAGATAGCGAATGCCAAGGCACATGGAGTCAAGGCACTCGTAATCTTCAACGGTAACGCCAGGAAGGTGGACAATAAGAGTGAAGCTATTCTGGATGAGAGCTATACAGACCGTTCCGGTTTTATCGGAATTAATCTAGGAAATGGATACCAGAATGTTCCAACGTTCGACATTAAAGGCTCGGAAGGCCGTAAGTTGGCCAGAGCGATTATTGCAAATGGAGACAGACCTACTTATTTCACTTTTGGTTCAGAATATCAACATGAAATGACAACAGGCGATACAATGAGCACCTTCTCCTCCTGGGGTCCAAATGTTGATGGCAATCTGAGCATCAAACCGGACATTGTTGCTCCTGGTGACGGAGTGCTGTCCACCTATCCTGCTTATGGCGGAGATTATTCCAAGGCTTATCAACGCAGCAGCGGTACCAGCATGGCTACTCCGCATGTCGCAGGGTTATCCTTGCTGATCAAGCAGGCACATCCGGAATATACACCGTTTGACATTCGTGCCGTTCTGGCCAACACTGCAGATCCTATCTTGTACAATAAGGCTCCGGAAGACCTGTATATTCAAGGTCCTGGACGGGCCAATGTTGAGAATGCAATTTTGACGCCGGCTCTGCTCGAAGCTGTTGAGCCAATTACTATTCTGGACAAAAATTACGTTGCCCAGAGTGTCACCAACTACAACCCTTCAACAGGTTTTGGGGTGTTGACTCCAGGCTCGAAGAGCAGCAAAACGCTGCAGTTAAAGAACCTCAGCAGCAGCGATGTCGCTTACACCGCTTCCGTTAAATGGAACTATGGAGATGGAAAGGTTACTGCTGCATTGGATAAAACAACACTGACAGCTTCCGCACACGGTACAACCGGATTCAATTTGAATGTTGCTGTTGCACCCGACGCTAATCCAGAACAGCCTTATCAAGGTAATGTTATTCTGACAGCCGAAGGACAACCGACGCTGCATCTGCCATTTACGGTCCATGTAAATGATAAGGCTGAACAACCGGATTGGGGCACAGGCATACAGGAGGCAGTGATCAGCCAGCCGATCGTCTACTCCAATGCAAGTGCTGTTCTGAACTACCAACTGAAAGCTAAAGATATTAACTACTATGAAGTAAATCTGGTTGGTCTTGATGATGTCAAGAGAGGTTCCTTCCAGGTATCCACTACGGGTTCACCGGATAAATTCTTTGCACCGGGCAGCTACAGCACGGTTATAGGTGCCACCTACCATCCCTATGACCTCAATGGTGATCCTATCGTTGATGCCAACGGCAACCCGGCAGTAGCAAACATTACGGACGGGGTCTACAAGCTTGAAATTCTCGGTATCACCGCAGAAGACAACACGAAGACGCCGATTAAGATTGATTTGAACAATGACACTTACTACAGCACCTACACCTCATTCCGCTATATAACGGTCTCCAGTGGCGGCAGCGGCGGTGGAGGCGGTGGCGGTGGCGGTACAGTTGTAACGCCTAGCACACCTGTGGTCCCAAGCACAGTTAAATCCCTTGTCGAAGCAGGAGCCCAGCAGGTAACTGTAACGCCTGTAACTTCCTCGAAGAATGGCGTGACAACAGTAACCGTTAGCGACAGCGATCTGAAGACCGCTCTGGCAAAAGCGGCTGCCTCCAAGACAGCGGTTGTGATATCCGTGGGCACTATCACTGACAAAGCTGCTGAACTGAGCCTGACTGCAGATCAAGTGAAACTATTGGCCGGCATTCAAGCTGGCAGCTCGGTCATTGTAAGCATTAGCGGTTCTGCAGTATCCTTGCCGGTATCCCTGCTGGCAGCTTCTCCTGCCGGCCAAAGCCTGAAGCTCGTTATTAAGCAAGAGCCAGACGCCGCAAGCAAGCTGACGGCAAATACTGCCGGTTCAAAAGTAATTGGAACACCAGTATCCTTCGAAGCTTCATGGTCTACAGCTACAAGCAGCACTTACTTGAACGTTCCAAATAATGTTTTCATCAAGAGATCCTTTACAGTACCTGGTGCCATTCAAAACAATACTGCCGGTGTGCTATTTGAGGACAATGGACTGGTTACCCCGGTTGGTTCCGTGTTCACACCTCAGACTGATGGAACCACAATCGTTACCGTAAGCCGTCCAGGCTTCTCAGTATACGCTGCAGTGAGCAAGCCGGCTGCTGCCTTTACGGATATCGCTTCTTCCAAATCGGCCGATGCCATTAAGACTCTGGCCGACAAGCTGATTATCCAAGGCACTTCAGCCACAACATTCTCACCGCAGAGCAATCTGACACGCGCTGAGTTCACAGCACTGTTGACCCGTGCACTCGGTCTGCGCACCGATGCCAATGCAACCTTCTCCGATGTGAAATCATCTGACTGGTATGCCAAAGACGTTGCTGCTGCTTCCAAAGCAGGCCTGATCCTGGGCGTTGGTAAAGGTAAATTTGCTCCAACTCAAAAAGTAACCCGTCAAGAGCTTGCTGTCATTCTGGACAGAGCCCTGAAGCTGACAGGAACAGAACTGAAGGCTGCTAACCCTTCATTCACTACGTACACCGACAGTGCCAAAGTAGCACCTTATGCGAAGGACAGCCTGCAAACCCTGTCCCAAGCTGGCGTCATCGGCAGTGATGTGGGCAACTCCTTCAATCCTACTGCTCCGGCAACACGCGAGACGGCAGCTGCCGCTCTCTTCTCATTGCTGAGCAAAGTTGGGTTGATCTAG
- the dnaJ gene encoding molecular chaperone DnaJ gives MAEKRDYYEILGLSRNASDDEVKKAYRKLARQYHPDVNKASDAEEKFKEVKEAYDVLSDGQQRARYDQYGHIDPNQGMGGGFGGGGDFGGLGDIFDMFFGGGGRRDPNAPQRGGDLQYTMTIEFKEAVFGKETDITIPRTETCDTCFGSGAKPGTKPETCSVCHGSGQQEFVQNTPLGQMRNRRPCSHCSGTGKIIKEKCSTCGGQGKVKKQRKIHVRIPAGVDDGAQLRMTGEGEGGTRGGPPGDLYIVIRVKSHDFFVRENDDIMCEVPLTFAQAALGDEIEIPTLTEKVKLKIPAGTQTGTFFRLKGKGVPHLRGSGTGDQHVRVIVVTPSKLSEEQKDLLRQFASYDGENTHEQEQSFFDRMKRAFRGD, from the coding sequence GTGGCAGAAAAACGCGATTATTATGAGATTCTAGGGCTTAGCAGAAATGCATCAGATGACGAAGTGAAGAAGGCATACCGCAAGCTGGCGCGCCAGTACCACCCGGACGTCAATAAGGCCAGCGATGCGGAGGAGAAATTCAAGGAAGTGAAGGAAGCCTACGATGTGCTCAGCGATGGCCAGCAGCGCGCGCGGTATGACCAGTATGGGCATATTGATCCTAACCAGGGTATGGGCGGCGGCTTTGGCGGCGGCGGAGACTTTGGCGGGCTTGGCGATATTTTCGATATGTTCTTCGGCGGCGGCGGACGCCGTGATCCGAACGCACCGCAGCGCGGCGGCGATTTGCAGTACACCATGACCATTGAGTTCAAGGAAGCGGTATTCGGCAAAGAGACCGATATCACCATTCCGCGCACCGAAACCTGCGACACCTGCTTTGGCTCCGGTGCCAAGCCTGGAACCAAACCGGAAACCTGTTCCGTATGCCACGGCAGCGGCCAACAGGAATTCGTGCAGAATACACCGCTTGGACAGATGCGCAACCGCAGACCTTGCTCCCATTGCTCCGGCACAGGCAAGATCATCAAGGAGAAATGCTCAACTTGCGGCGGTCAAGGGAAAGTCAAGAAGCAGCGCAAGATCCATGTGCGTATCCCGGCCGGAGTCGATGACGGCGCTCAGCTGCGCATGACCGGCGAAGGCGAAGGCGGTACACGAGGCGGCCCTCCTGGGGACCTGTACATTGTGATCCGTGTGAAGTCGCATGATTTCTTCGTCCGCGAGAACGATGATATTATGTGTGAGGTTCCTCTGACCTTTGCCCAGGCGGCACTTGGCGATGAGATCGAGATTCCGACACTGACGGAAAAAGTGAAGCTCAAGATTCCGGCAGGCACTCAGACCGGAACCTTCTTCCGGCTGAAAGGCAAAGGTGTTCCCCATCTTCGCGGCTCCGGAACAGGCGATCAGCATGTACGGGTGATTGTCGTGACGCCAAGCAAGCTCAGTGAGGAGCAGAAAGACCTGCTCCGCCAGTTTGCCTCTTATGACGGAGAGAATACACATGAGCAGGAGCAATCCTTCTTTGACCGCATGAAGCGTGCGTTCCGCGGAGACTGA
- the dnaK gene encoding molecular chaperone DnaK, which produces MSKVIGIDLGTTNSCVAVMEGGEAVVIPNPEGARTTPSVVGFKKDGERIVGETAKRQAITNPDRTIASIKRHMGTNHKESIDGKDYSAQEISAMILQKLKSDAEAYLGQPVTQAVITVPAYFNDSQRQATKDAGKIAGLEVLRIVNEPTAAALAYGLEKSEDQTILVYDLGGGTFDVSILELGDGFFEVKATSGDNRLGGDDFDQVVMDYLVAEFKKEQGIDLSKDKAAVQRLKDAAEKAKKELSGVLTTTVSLPFITVVDGVPQHLEVNLTRAKFDELTAGLVERTLGPTRQALSDAGMTPADLNRIVLVGGSTRIPAVQDAIKKLTGKEPHKGVNPDEVVALGAAVQAGVLTGDVKDVVLLDVTPLSLGIETAGGVFTKMIERNTTIPTSKSQVFSTFADNQPSVEIHVLQGERQMANGNKTLGRFMLNEIPPAPRGVPQIEVTFDIDANGIVNVSATDKGTNKSQKITITSSSGLSDAEVEQMMKDAELHAEEDRKRKELVEAKNSADQLVYSTDKVIKDLGDKADASEVDKANAAKDKLKAALETDNLEEINAATEALTEIVQQLSVKLYEQAAQAEQGAEGGQGAAEGAKKDNVVDADYEVVDDEKNQG; this is translated from the coding sequence GTGAGTAAAGTTATCGGTATTGACTTAGGAACCACCAACTCTTGCGTTGCCGTAATGGAAGGCGGCGAAGCTGTCGTTATTCCGAATCCGGAAGGCGCACGCACAACCCCTTCGGTTGTCGGCTTCAAGAAGGACGGCGAACGTATTGTCGGCGAAACAGCCAAACGCCAGGCGATTACGAACCCTGACCGCACCATCGCTTCGATTAAGCGCCATATGGGCACGAACCACAAAGAAAGCATCGACGGCAAAGACTACTCTGCACAAGAGATCTCGGCCATGATTCTGCAAAAGCTGAAATCCGATGCCGAAGCTTATCTGGGACAACCGGTTACGCAAGCGGTTATCACGGTTCCTGCGTATTTCAACGACAGCCAGCGTCAAGCTACCAAGGATGCGGGCAAAATTGCCGGTCTGGAAGTTCTGCGTATCGTCAACGAACCAACCGCAGCGGCGCTTGCTTACGGTCTGGAGAAATCCGAAGACCAAACGATCCTTGTCTATGACCTTGGCGGCGGTACGTTCGACGTATCCATCCTTGAGCTGGGCGACGGCTTCTTCGAAGTAAAAGCTACAAGCGGCGACAACCGTCTTGGCGGCGACGACTTCGACCAGGTAGTTATGGATTATCTCGTAGCCGAATTCAAAAAAGAGCAGGGCATCGACCTGAGCAAAGATAAAGCAGCAGTACAACGTCTGAAGGATGCTGCGGAAAAAGCGAAAAAGGAACTGTCCGGCGTACTGACCACGACAGTATCCCTTCCGTTCATCACGGTCGTTGACGGCGTGCCTCAGCACTTGGAAGTTAACCTGACCCGTGCCAAATTCGATGAGCTGACTGCAGGCCTGGTAGAACGCACGCTGGGACCTACCCGCCAAGCGTTGAGCGATGCAGGCATGACTCCGGCCGATCTGAACAGAATCGTGCTCGTGGGCGGTTCCACACGTATTCCAGCCGTACAGGATGCAATCAAGAAGCTTACCGGCAAAGAGCCTCACAAAGGCGTTAACCCGGATGAAGTGGTTGCCCTTGGTGCAGCCGTACAAGCGGGTGTATTGACCGGTGACGTAAAAGACGTGGTCTTGCTGGACGTAACTCCGCTGTCCCTGGGTATTGAAACTGCAGGCGGCGTGTTCACGAAGATGATCGAACGCAACACTACGATCCCTACAAGCAAATCACAGGTCTTCTCGACCTTTGCCGACAACCAGCCAAGCGTGGAAATTCACGTGCTGCAGGGTGAACGCCAGATGGCGAACGGCAACAAAACCCTGGGACGTTTCATGCTGAACGAGATCCCACCGGCACCGCGCGGTGTACCGCAAATCGAAGTAACCTTCGATATTGACGCCAACGGTATCGTAAATGTATCGGCAACCGATAAAGGCACTAACAAGAGCCAGAAGATCACCATCACTTCCTCCAGCGGCCTGAGCGACGCGGAAGTAGAACAGATGATGAAGGATGCCGAGCTGCATGCTGAGGAAGACCGCAAGCGCAAAGAATTGGTGGAAGCGAAAAACTCTGCAGACCAGCTCGTGTATTCTACAGACAAAGTAATCAAAGACCTGGGCGACAAAGCCGACGCTTCCGAAGTTGACAAAGCGAACGCTGCCAAGGATAAGCTGAAAGCAGCCCTGGAAACCGACAATCTGGAAGAAATCAACGCAGCTACAGAAGCGCTGACCGAGATTGTACAGCAATTGTCCGTGAAGCTGTATGAACAGGCTGCACAGGCAGAGCAAGGCGCAGAAGGCGGACAGGGAGCCGCTGAAGGCGCGAAGAAAGACAATGTCGTAGACGCTGACTACGAAGTTGTTGACGACGAGAAGAATCAAGGGTAA
- the grpE gene encoding nucleotide exchange factor GrpE, with product MKEEEIQDSNEIKDQAIHENQAADEAEAVREDGAAAAEEAIGEASGKGEEAKRLQELADEYQGRVLRVQADFDNFRRRTQKEKEELAQYATSKLVGELLPVLDNFERAIATVPATPEFEAFNKGVNMIFQQLEGVLKSEGLAAMETVGQPFNPEYHQAIMQVESEEHEEGIVTEEVQKGYLLKDKVLRPAMVKVSM from the coding sequence TTGAAAGAGGAAGAGATTCAGGATTCCAATGAAATTAAAGATCAGGCAATACATGAGAATCAGGCAGCTGATGAGGCTGAAGCAGTCCGCGAGGACGGGGCGGCAGCTGCAGAAGAGGCCATCGGGGAGGCTTCAGGCAAAGGTGAAGAGGCCAAACGCCTGCAGGAGCTGGCAGATGAATATCAAGGGCGTGTGCTGCGTGTGCAGGCTGATTTTGACAACTTCCGCCGCCGTACCCAGAAGGAAAAAGAGGAACTGGCACAGTATGCCACCTCTAAGCTTGTAGGTGAGCTGCTTCCGGTACTGGACAACTTCGAACGTGCCATTGCCACAGTTCCGGCTACTCCGGAATTCGAAGCTTTTAACAAAGGCGTGAATATGATTTTCCAACAGCTGGAAGGGGTATTGAAGTCTGAAGGACTTGCAGCTATGGAAACGGTAGGACAGCCTTTCAACCCTGAATATCATCAGGCCATCATGCAGGTGGAGAGCGAGGAGCACGAGGAAGGCATCGTGACGGAAGAGGTCCAGAAGGGCTATCTCCTGAAGGATAAGGTGCTTCGTCCCGCCATGGTTAAAGTCAGCATGTAG